The following coding sequences lie in one Panicum virgatum strain AP13 chromosome 6N, P.virgatum_v5, whole genome shotgun sequence genomic window:
- the LOC120677441 gene encoding tryptophan decarboxylase 1 yields the protein MGSLDTTPAAFSAFGDDAGSSFQPLNPEDVRSYLHKAVDFISDYYKSVESLPVLPDVKPGYLQRELQAAPPASSAPFDVAMKELRAAVVPGMTHWASPNFFAFFPSTNSAAAIAGDLIASAMNTVGFTWQANPAATEMEVLALDWLAQLLRLPASFMNRTAAGRGTGGGVILGTTSEAMLVTLVAARDAALRRSGSEGVSGLPRLAVYAADQTHSTFFKACRLAGFDPANIRSIPTGAETDYALDPAKLLEIMRADVDAGLVPTYICATVGTTSSNAVDPVGAIADVAAVFNAWVHVDAAYAGSACICPEFRHHLAGVERVDSISMSPHKWLMTCLDCTCLWVRDTHRLTDSLETNPEYLKNDASESGTVTDLKDMQVGVGRRFRGLKLWMVMRTYGAAKLQEHIRSDVAMAKMFEDNVRSDDRFEVVVPRNFALVCFRIKPRHGMTEEVADEANRELMERLNRTGKAYLAHTVVGGKFVLRFAVGSSLQEERHVRSAWELIKKTTAEIMEEIVVE from the coding sequence ATGGGCAGCTTGgacaccaccccggccgccttCTCCGCCTTCGGCGACGACGCCGGATCATCGTTCCAGCCGCTCAACCCCGAGGACGTCCGCTCCTACCTCCACAAGGCCGTCGACTTCATCTCCGACTACTACAAGTCCGTCGAGTCCCTGCCCGTGCTCCCCGACGTCAAGCCGGGGTACCTGCAGCGCGAGCTgcaggccgcgccgcccgcctcctccgccccctTCGACGTCGCCATGAAGGAGCTCAGGGCCGCCGTCGTCCCCGGCATGACCCACTGGGCCAGCCCCAACTTCTTCGCCTTCTTCCCGTCCAccaacagcgccgccgccatcgccggggACCTCATCGCCTCCGCCATGAACACCGTCGGCTTCACCTGGCAGGCCaaccccgccgccaccgagaTGGAGGTGCTCGCGCTCGACTGGCTCGCGCAGCTCCTGCgcctgccggcgagcttcatgaaccgcaccgccgccggccgcggcaccGGCGGTGGAGTCATCCTGGGCACCACCAGCGAGGCCATGCTCGTCACGCTCGTCGCGGCGCGTGACGCTGCGCTGCGGCGGAGCGGGTCGGAGGGCGTCTCCGGGCTGCCGCGCCTCGCCGTGTACGCCGCGGACCAGACCCACTCCACATTCTTCAAGGCCTGCCGCCTCGCCGGATTCGACCCGGCCAACATCCGGTCCATCCCCACCGGCGCGGAGACCGACTACGCCCTCGATCCGGCGAAGCTGCTCGAGATCATGCGGGCGGACGTCGACGCCGGCCTCGTGCCGACCTACATCTGCGCCACGGtcggcaccacctcctccaacgCCGTCGACCCTGTCGGAGCCATCGCCGATGTCGCCGCCGTGTTCAACGCGTGGGTGCACGTCGACGCCGCCTACGCCGGCAGCGCGTGCATCTGCCCGGAGTTCCGGCACCACCTCGCCGGCGTGGAGCGCGTGGATTCCATCAGCATGAGCCCGCACAAGTGGCTCATGACGTGCCTCGACTGCACCTGCCTGTGGGTGCGCGACACCCACCGGCTCACCGACTCGCTGGAGACGAACCCGGAGTACCTCAAGAACGACGCCAGCGAGTCCGGCACCGTCACCGACCTCAAGGACATGCAGGTCGGCGTCGGCCGCCGCTTCCGGGGGCTCAAGCTCTGGATGGTCATGCGCACCTACGGCGCCGCCAAGCTCCAGGAGCACATCCGGAGCGACGTCGCCATGGCCAAGATGTTCGAGGACAATGTCAGGTCCGACGACAGGTTCGAGGTCGTCGTGCCTAGGAACTTCGCGCTTGTCTGTTTCAGGATCAAGCCCCGTCACGGCATGACGGAGGAGGTCGCCGACGAGGCCAACCGCGAGCTCATGGAGCGCCTGAACAGGACCGGGAAGGCGTACCTAGCACACACGGTGGTCGGCGGCAAGTTCGTGCTGCGGTTCGCGGTGGGGTCGTCGCTGCAGGAGGAGAGGCACGTCCGGAGTGCGTGGGAGCTCATCAAGAAGACGACCGCTGAGATCATGGAGGAGATCGTTGTGGAGTAG